One Turneriella parva DSM 21527 genomic region harbors:
- a CDS encoding NuoI/complex I 23 kDa subunit family protein has product MATIQVHKKYAFRWYEKFYFMSISAGMWVTLKHFLKSAFLRRMVTVSYPEKKLPLSSRFRGLHRLKRNEKGQERCTACYCCQWVCPADAIQIVAAEVTPERQYLHPEDKYAKSFQVDLLRCIYCGLCEEACPKGAIYLDGGMPMPADSRDGLILDKAKMMETEGGKILGERN; this is encoded by the coding sequence ATGGCAACGATTCAGGTTCATAAGAAGTACGCTTTCAGATGGTACGAGAAGTTTTACTTCATGTCGATTTCTGCCGGCATGTGGGTAACCCTCAAGCACTTTCTGAAATCCGCATTTCTTCGCCGCATGGTCACGGTTTCATACCCTGAAAAAAAACTGCCGCTGTCATCGCGTTTTCGCGGCCTGCACCGGCTCAAGCGCAATGAAAAAGGCCAGGAGCGCTGCACCGCCTGCTATTGCTGCCAGTGGGTTTGCCCTGCCGATGCGATTCAGATCGTCGCCGCCGAAGTCACTCCTGAAAGGCAATACCTGCACCCCGAAGACAAATACGCAAAGTCGTTTCAGGTAGACCTGCTGCGCTGCATCTACTGCGGGCTGTGTGAAGAAGCCTGCCCCAAAGGCGCCATCTATCTCGACGGCGGTATGCCGATGCCGGCAGACAGCCGCGACGGCCTCATTCTCGACAAAGCGAAAATGATGGAAACCGAAGGTGGCAAAATTCTCGGGGAACGCAATTGA
- a CDS encoding M23 family metallopeptidase, with the protein MTIRQRIEKRAAAVRKRLREKGNERITFLVIPHNDKAIVNMQLSNYVIALAIFSLIFVIVASVFAVSLQRNIQVEADQLQDRDRAYVNERELYVQKYHEMVVQQDFFKKQFVKVIKQAKLHEGDQPVFLDNDILHDSAVQMLDAEGEDFARSLSYKENRTVKFLNFETTLKIAQGQSQEEGFYFYPEITLYRKLKLDLNQTRNAVTMLQQLLKEREVVQQALPYYWPLAGGHFTSFFGGRISPFGHSKDFHTGVDLADATGTPIYAAADGRVIGCGYSGGYGLAVKISHPFGFQTLYGHMSSLYAACGSYVRKGQTIGRVGSTGRATGPHLHYEVRIMDHPVNPMPYLTSG; encoded by the coding sequence TTGACGATTCGCCAGCGCATTGAAAAGCGCGCAGCTGCGGTGCGCAAAAGGCTGCGCGAAAAAGGTAACGAGCGTATCACCTTCTTGGTGATTCCGCACAACGATAAGGCGATCGTCAATATGCAGCTCAGTAATTATGTTATTGCGCTCGCCATATTTTCGCTGATATTCGTGATCGTCGCCTCGGTATTTGCCGTGAGCCTGCAGCGCAACATTCAGGTTGAGGCCGACCAACTGCAAGACCGTGACCGCGCCTACGTCAACGAGCGTGAGCTCTACGTACAGAAATACCATGAAATGGTCGTACAGCAAGACTTCTTTAAAAAACAATTTGTCAAAGTCATTAAGCAGGCAAAGCTGCACGAGGGCGACCAGCCCGTTTTTCTCGACAATGATATTCTGCACGACAGCGCCGTGCAGATGCTCGACGCTGAAGGCGAAGATTTTGCGCGCAGCCTCAGCTACAAAGAAAACCGCACAGTTAAATTTCTCAATTTCGAGACGACACTGAAAATCGCGCAGGGCCAGTCACAAGAAGAAGGGTTCTACTTCTACCCCGAGATCACGCTTTACCGCAAACTTAAGCTCGACCTCAACCAGACGCGAAATGCCGTTACGATGCTGCAGCAGCTTCTGAAAGAACGCGAAGTGGTGCAGCAGGCATTACCCTACTACTGGCCCCTCGCCGGCGGACACTTCACTTCGTTTTTCGGCGGGCGAATCTCGCCCTTCGGGCACAGCAAAGACTTTCACACCGGGGTCGACCTCGCGGACGCGACAGGCACGCCGATCTATGCAGCGGCAGACGGCCGCGTCATCGGCTGCGGCTACAGCGGCGGTTATGGCCTCGCGGTCAAAATATCGCACCCGTTCGGTTTTCAGACACTCTATGGCCACATGAGCAGCCTCTATGCCGCCTGTGGCAGTTATGTCAGAAAGGGGCAGACCATCGGCCGCGTCGGCTCTACCGGCCGCGCCACAGGGCCGCATCTGCACTACGAGGTTCGCATCATGGATCACCCGGTGAACCCAATGCCGTATCTGACAAGCGGCTGA
- a CDS encoding glycosyltransferase family 2 protein, translating into MKISACIIGLNEEQNIEDCLLSLAGVADEIIFVDSHSTDKTISLVKQFTKKIFYRKFDNYVAQKNFAASKARFDWILNLDCDERLSPELRDSILALKSSGTDKAGFRFNRLTWYLYRFIRHSGWYPDDKVRLYNRRLAEWQGDKVHEIINTPPEKTGKLTGDLLHYSFRNIDDHLKTIRNYSELAAQAMHARGRRVSLPGVFFRSGWVIVRKFFFELSFLDGTAGIIITYYSAVATFTKYVKLYVLNKQARTAQLNRPQGRVQ; encoded by the coding sequence ATGAAAATTTCAGCCTGCATCATCGGTCTTAACGAAGAGCAGAACATTGAGGATTGTCTTCTGTCACTTGCCGGCGTCGCTGATGAAATCATCTTTGTCGACAGCCATTCGACCGACAAAACAATCTCCCTCGTAAAACAATTCACAAAAAAAATCTTTTACCGCAAATTCGACAACTATGTCGCGCAGAAGAACTTTGCCGCGAGCAAAGCCAGATTCGACTGGATACTCAACCTCGACTGCGACGAACGCCTCAGCCCCGAACTGCGCGATTCAATTCTGGCCTTGAAGAGCAGTGGCACCGACAAGGCGGGCTTTCGCTTCAACCGCCTGACCTGGTACCTTTACCGCTTCATCAGGCATTCGGGCTGGTACCCCGACGACAAGGTAAGGCTCTATAACCGTCGCCTCGCTGAGTGGCAGGGCGACAAAGTGCACGAGATCATCAACACGCCGCCCGAAAAAACCGGCAAACTCACGGGCGACCTGCTGCACTACTCTTTTCGTAATATCGACGACCACCTGAAAACCATACGCAACTACTCAGAGCTCGCGGCGCAGGCGATGCACGCACGCGGCCGCCGCGTATCGCTACCCGGCGTGTTCTTTCGCTCTGGCTGGGTAATTGTGCGCAAATTCTTCTTCGAGCTCTCATTTCTCGATGGCACGGCGGGCATTATTATCACGTACTATTCGGCAGTGGCGACCTTCACGAAGTACGTGAAGCTCTATGTTTTGAATAAGCAGGCCCGCACCGCTCAGCTGAACCGGCCGCAAGGCCGTGTGCAATGA